In Rheinheimera sp. MM224, one DNA window encodes the following:
- a CDS encoding DUF4434 domain-containing protein, with the protein MWAGIVFYQPLLRDKNVSTEQWLQILSAAQQQGMTELALQWGQHGEVKFFDPLGPSAALFSAVQQLKIPLWLGLYADPDYFKKIDSAEAQKQAYFKQQMLLSLQVRRHWLSLLKQQPLLQLKGWYLPMELNDTDFVSASYLTWLSRELKGLSEVLDKPVAISLYFNGKVPVKNWLASARQLQSDSLQLWVQDGAGAALVSEQKRQELLQQLPCTIPLIREQFRQSSKPGEVFQARALTEAEKQTQADSCHPVIYFELRYMSAAAGKLPLADPQETVITH; encoded by the coding sequence GTGTGGGCGGGGATTGTCTTTTATCAGCCCTTATTACGAGACAAGAACGTTAGTACAGAGCAGTGGCTGCAGATCTTAAGTGCAGCGCAACAGCAGGGCATGACGGAGCTTGCGTTGCAGTGGGGGCAACATGGCGAGGTCAAATTCTTTGATCCACTAGGACCTTCTGCTGCGTTATTTTCCGCGGTGCAACAATTAAAGATCCCGCTGTGGCTTGGTTTGTATGCTGACCCTGATTATTTTAAAAAAATAGACAGTGCTGAGGCACAGAAGCAGGCGTATTTTAAACAGCAAATGCTGTTGTCTTTACAAGTGCGGCGCCACTGGCTGAGTTTGTTAAAACAACAGCCACTACTTCAGCTTAAAGGTTGGTATTTACCGATGGAGCTGAACGATACAGATTTTGTATCGGCCTCTTATCTGACCTGGTTAAGCCGAGAACTCAAAGGTTTAAGTGAAGTATTAGATAAACCTGTAGCTATCAGTTTGTATTTTAATGGCAAAGTTCCGGTTAAAAACTGGCTGGCATCAGCTCGTCAGTTGCAAAGTGACAGTTTACAGCTTTGGGTGCAGGATGGAGCCGGTGCTGCTCTGGTTTCAGAACAGAAGCGGCAGGAGTTGTTACAACAACTGCCTTGCACTATACCGCTGATCCGGGAGCAATTTCGGCAAAGCTCCAAACCGGGAGAAGTGTTCCAGGCCCGCGCTTTAACTGAAGCGGAAAAGCAAACACAAGCTGACAGTTGTCATCCTGTGATTTATTTTGAATTGCGTTATATGTCTGCAGCTGCAGGCAAACTTCCTTTAGCAGACCCGCAAGAAACCGTCATAACGCATTGA